The following is a genomic window from Nitrospira sp..
GATGACAACACATGGACACCATCCATCCATGCGCGTGCGCAGGTCCTGTACCGCCGGATAGCCGATTAAATTCAACCGCCGTCATGATCGCACCACCTCAAGACTTACCTGGCGGAAGCCAAGGCCGCGCACTTCATCCACCACACCGACAAACCGTTCCAAAATAGTGACCCGGTCTGCCCGCACGACCACAAGCGATTCCCTTGGATGAGACGTAAGACTCGCCGTCAACCCATCCGCCACAACCGGCCGATCGTTCAAAAACAGATGTCCGTCCGCCGTCAGCGTGATCACCAGCGGCACGTCTTTGTGCTCGTTCGCCGATTTCGCCTTCGCCAACTCCACTGGCACTTGCCCAGTGGAAATGAAGGTGGCAGTCGTCAAGACAATCACCAGCAACACAAGCATCACATCGACCAGCGGAATGACATTGATCTGATTCAATTCACGATCCATGCTGCACCTTGTACAGCGTGAGCAACTCCGACACTCGGCGCCGCAACACGTTATTCAGAACGACGCAGGGAATCGCCACTAATAACCCAACGGCGGTGGCTTTGAGCGCCAGGCTGAGCCCCACCATGATGGCTCCAACCGCCATCGTGCCGGACGTGCCCATCGTGTGAAACGTCAGCATGATGCCCATCACAGTTCCCAACAGTCCGATGTAGGGCGCATTCGCCGCCACTGTTCCGATGACGACCAGCCGCTTCGTCAACGCCATTTCCATCGTTTGAATGTCGTCGAACTGGGCCGGCGTCACGCGCCGATAGTACAGCCAGCGCTCGACCGCCACCGCCATCGCCCACAGACTCAACACCATCAACAGTCCGATAATTCCGAAATCGACCATATGTTTCAGCGCATCCACGAACCTTCCCCCTCATGCAAGGACACACAAAAGACCTGCCCGCCTGGCACCGCCTACTCCCATAGACGAATCAGATCGAGAAACCCTCACCTCTCCGACAAAACATTCGCGCGCGCTTCCAGAATAATCAGCTCCGCGGTCACACGGGATGCGGCGACGGGAAGCGCGCGTTCCAGCGCCGCGAGGAAGCCCTCGCGATCCCGCACATCGAATACGCCGCTCACCTTCAGCGAGGCGACTCGCGGATCGAGAATCCGGATCTCTCCCGCGTGATACCGCCCCACTTCTTGGAGCACGTCCGACAACAGCCGGTCCTCGAAGACGATCTTTCCGTCAATCCAGGCCGTGGCCACGGCCAGAGACGCAGGACCGACCGGAGACAGCGGCCCTTGCTGCTCGTAGGATAGTTGCTGGCCAGCCCTCAGTACTTGCCAGGACTGGTCCGGCGATCCTTCTGCAAACCGCTGCACTTCAACTGCGCCTTCGACCACCGTCACCCTCACGCTCTGATCTTGACGGCGAACGACAAACTGCGTGCCGATATCCCGGATGACCCTGCCTCCGGACATGACGTCAAACTGCCGTCTGTCGCCATGCGCAACCGCCACCAGCGCTTCCCCCTCGCGAACGATAACCGCTCTCCTGACAGGCGTGAATTCCACGGCCACCGCCGTGTTCGTATTCATCGTGACCGTTGACCCATCGGGGAGAAAGACTGTCCGGCGCTCGCCCTTGGCCGTCTGATACTCCGCCATCTCAACTCCCACTCCAAACCACCATCCTCCGGCGATCAACACCACCAGAAGCGTTCCCAAGACAGCCGAGAAGCGAGCCGTGCCCCATCTCCACTCAGCACCCCACTGATGGCCCCACCCACGGCCCCTCACGGAAAGGCGGCCCGCCTGCTCCCAGTCATCCGCGACGTTCGCCAGTTCCTCGCGCAAGAGCGGCTTGGCCGCATCCAGCTCGCTCCAAACTCTGGCGCACTGCTCAAATTCCTCTCGATGCCTGCGATCGCCATGAAGCCATAGGTCAAAACTCCGGCGCTCAGCGGAGGTGACGGCACCCGACCGAAGCCGCACAAACCATTGCAGCGCCTGGTCGGCGGCCGATCCGCTGCCGTTCGGCTTCGTATCCTCTTCTGCCACCCGGCTCATGTGCCCGCCTGCGCTTGAGGCCTACTCACACCGATTTCCTCTCCATAAGACGCAGCCTTATCGGGAAACCTGACCTCAGACGCCGGTGTTTGCGCGACATTCACGACACCGTCTCCCTCAAATCAGCCCTCTTTTCCTACAGGCCTACACGTTGCCGGCAATGCGCGAGCGCCTTCATGACATGCTTCTCCACCATATTCTTGGAAATGCCCAGACGGCCGGCAATCTCCGCATGGGACAGATCCATGAATTTGTGAAGAAGAAATACCTGCCGGCATCTGGGAGGAAGCTCCGCAATCGCCGAGTAGAGAAGCTGCACTCGCTCCCGCGCTTCCAACACATCGTCTTGACGAGGGACCAGAGACGGAAGATCCTCGGCCAGATCCAGGCCCAGGCCCCGCTCGGCCCGCACGCGCTGCCGGCGAAACACATCGACCGTCAAATTCAGCGCCGTTTTATACAAAAAGGCCCTCGGCTGGGCGACGCCGGCGAGATCCTGTACGCCGCGCACACGGAGGAAAGTCTCTTGCACGACATCGGCGGCCTGCTCTCGACATCCCAGCTTGGCGGTCAAAAATCGCAGCAGTTCACCGTAATACTGCTGAAAGAGCGAGGTTTCGAGTACCAGCCGTTGATCCTGCATCGGCATTACTCAAGTTGATAGTTGAGCGGAACCAACATGACCACGGACTCTCCCTCCAGCGAATGCGCGAGCGCGAGCGGGGACGCCGCCTGTAGCGCATCGAGCGCGGCTTGGTCCAATATGGGATGCCCGGAACTTTCCTCGACCTCAGAGTCGAGAATACGTCCATTCCTCAGGATACTGACCCGAACGACCACTCGCCCCTGCGCATGGCTGGTCTTTGCCGACGAGGGATAGATCTTTACCTGTTCCAGCTTCGTTCGCAGCGTATCCATGAGCCAGGTGTAGTCTGGCAACGCAGCCCTGGTCATCACTGACCGGGAAACCGCCTGAGGGCGCTGGAGCACCGCTGGATTCTCAGGCTGGGTGCTGACCTGAAGACTGCTCGACTCATGCGGATTTTCGATTTCCGGGGGAGGCAGAGGGGAAGCGGCAGGACTCACCACGGCAGGCGATGCAACATTCGCCGCATCGTCCGCCGACAAGATCGAATGCCCAGACATGGGGGAGGCATGCCGAGTGTTCGACTGAGTAGCAACCTCGCCGACGACTGCGTCCGACCGCAGCGATTCTTCAGGCCTATCGGCAGACTGTGAGAGCGGTTCGATTGGCCGGGCATCGACGGCAGGTTGAAGATCCGATTCGTTCTCCGCTGTCGCTGCTTGCTGGCTCACTCCTTCCGCGACAATCGATTCGACTTTGGGCGCCGCCATCAGCGACACCTCCCATCGGAACAGTTCTTTTTGCGAAATGGCAGGAGCCTGACCAACGTGAAAATTCAAGACAACCGCTATGGCCAACATGAAACCATGCGCAAGCGCCGATACACTCCACCCCAGCAGCGACGCCGCCTCGCTTTCAAACCGATCGCGTTCGACGGACGGCAGCGGCCGATTGAGAGAGGCTCGCTGGCTCAGAGAAACAGCAGCCAACGAGCTCTGCCATCCCAGTTCACCCGATGGAGCAGACGGACGAGGTCCATACCATGGAACCCCCGTGCCGCTTCTCCGTCTCTCCCTTTTCTCTTCCCGCGGAAGAGCGATTTGAGCCTGTGGCAATGCCCTGTTCACATTGAATCTCATATGAAATAAAAAGCCCATGACCGCCTGCGGCGACCATGGGCTCTGGACTCGAAGTACTCTGGCCTCTGGCCAGATGCCTAAGAAACAGGCGGCATCTGGCTATTTCTGAATTTGATAATTAGTATCAATACATGCCGGATTGGACTTCTGTCAATCCCCAATACTCGTCTCGTAATTTACTCCGCGGGTCTCAGAGCAGGCGCCAGCGGAGCGCGCCGAGGGGAGGAATACAGCTGATAAGAATTCTAGGGAACGATGGCAGGCGATTCGGGAGGACACGAAACAGTAGGAGCTTTTCGCCCAGACACTTTTGCAACTTCCGGCTTGCAGCGCAAGCCTAGAGCAAGGTTGTATCCCTACCGGACTTTTGAAAAGTCGGCGTCGAACTCGCTGGTCTTCCCATCGGGGAAAAACACCACGACTTTGGTTTTGGCGCTGGGATCGAAGCTATCGTAGGCGAAACGCGCCGTGAACCGCGAGCGGAAGGCAGGTCCCTGCCCGTCGTTCTTGCGGCCTTTTTCCGCAGGGCTCACATCGACCGGCTTGATGTTCTTATTCCCTTGCTGGAATGCGATCTGCGCCCCTTCGGCGAAATATTCGTCGTCGCCGCACAGTTGCACTTCCACTTCCATGTTCGGCATCTCGACGACCTTCTTGATGAACTCATCCGGCATGCGGATGTCTTTTTTCTGTTTCTTGGACTCCGCCGCTTCCTGGCGGCCAAACGCTTCAAGCCGGAATCGCTTAGTGCGAAGGATAGCGCTGGCGCCGCAGGAATCTTTCTCGGGGTCCGATCCCACCCGCGTGGCAAGCGACGCTTGCTGGAGCACCTTCTTGACGTCTTCCGGCGAATTGGCTTTCTCCATCGGAATGCGGCCGGCTTCGAGGGCCTTCTGGGCATCGTCGGCAGACAGCTTCACATCAATCGCCGACGCGATCTGCGGTCCGGCCAGAACCAGAGCCCCCAACAGACTCGACAACGCCACCATCATTCTTTGACGCCGACAGGTTCTGTTCCGCATAACCGCCTCCCTCAAGATAAAGCCAAGCAAAGAATGGCGCATTGTAGGGGAAGCGCCAGGTCATTTCAATCGTTCGCGAACCGCGGCCAATTCGGATAGGGTTTCTCCCGATAGAGCGCATCGACATCGGCAGGAACGCACAGGCCTGCGCCGGCCAGCAACATCGCCACCGCGCGTAGCGGCAACCCGACAATGCCAAGAAAGTCGCCGCTGATCGACTCGATGAATTCACCGCCTTGTCCCTGGATGGAGTAGGCGCCGGCCTTCCCCATCGGTTCCTGAGAGGCCAGATACCGCTCAATGACGATGGCGTCATACGCCTTCATCTTCACTGTGGATGTCACCAGTGCAACGGCTTCATGCGGAGAGACCCGGCGGCACAGGGCCACAGCCGTATGCACAAGATGAGATCGCCCGGCCAATCCGGCCAGCATGGCCCGCGCATCGGCCAAATCCACCGGCTTACCCAACATCTGTCCGTCACGTTCAATCACGGTGTCGCTGCCCAGCACCAGCGAGTCCGGTCGTGTGGCCGCGATAGACCGCGCTTTTTCACGCGCAAAATACTCGACCTGTTGCCTGGGACTCCAGCCGAGCTGAGGCAGCTCTTCAAACTCAGGGGCAACGATCTCGAAGGGGATGCCGAGCAATGCAAGCAGCTCTCGGCGGCGGGGAGAAGTCGAGGCGAGGATCAACTGCATCTCGACACAAGCGTCGCAACCTGATCGGACAAGTCATCGTCGGCGGCCTCTCCTGCCGCCGAGGCATCGACGATCTGATGGGCCCGATAGCGGGCAATCATGGCCTCCACGTCCTCGACGGACGACACCCGAAACATCTGGCCACGCAACGCGGCGGCATGCGGAAACCCTTTGCAATACCAACCTAGATGTTTCCGCATGCAATGGAATTGTCCCGGGCCGCAGATCGCCTGAAACTGCCGGGCATGGTCGAGCATCAACGCAAATCGCGCATTGAGCTCCATCGGAGGCAGTTCGATACTATGGCCTGGCGCCGCCGACTGAGCCGACTCGCGGGCCTGTTCTTTGGCGTGAAAGAACCACGGCGCGCCCAACACAGCCCGCCCAACTAGCACGCCATCCACCTGTGTGGATCGAACACGGCTCACCGCCTCATGAAGACTTTGCACATCGCCGTTTCCTAACAGCAGCACTCCAGTCCCTTTGACTACCTGGACCGCCCTGGCAATCGCCGACCAATCCGCCTCGCCACGATACATTTGCTTGAGAGTCCGCCCGTGCAGCGTAATGGCGGCAGGCTTCTCCTGGGCCAGATGCAGGACCCAGTCCTCCACAATCACGGAATCGTAGCCGAGCCGGGTTTTCACCGACAGCGGCACAACCCGGCGCGGCACCAGCGCAGCTCCCTGGCGCCCAACATTCATCGACTGAATCGCCGCAATCCTGGATGGCTTGAAGCCAACCTGTTCCAACGTCTGTCCATTCGCCCAATCGTGAATGGCACGATTGGTGGCTTGAATGATCGCACGGGCAACCTCGGGAGTTTGAATCAACCCGGCACCGGAACCGGATGAGGCCACGTTTTTTGACGGACAGCCCATGTTGATGTCGATGCCGTCAAACCCCAATTCGCAGGCGGCATGGGCGGCCTGGTAGAACAACGCCGGATCCTTGCCATACAGCTGCGCAACCACCGGCCGTTCCAATTCGCTATAGATCAGCGTATTCAAGAGAAACTCCGGCCCGCGACACACATCATGCACATGCGTAAACTCGGTAAAGGTCACGTCTGGCCGGCCCTGCTGCGCAATGACCCGGCGAAATGTCGCGTCCGTCACCCCGTCCATCGGCGACAGCCCCATGATCGGACGCGGTAATGTTGACCAGAAACTCATCGGTGCGCACTCGCTGTCTGTAATGGCCCTTCATTGGCCGCTTGGTAGGCTCGGCGCAATTCAGCCGCTTCCCGTTGCGCCAGCGAGGTGAGATCCACCATCGCATCACTGACAAATTCCACGAACCGGTCGATTTTCACGTCGAAAAAATCATAGGACCCTGTCACCGGGTGCGGCAGGTGAAACCAGAAGGAGACAAAACGATCGAGAGCAACGCCTCGCGCGGCTAATTCGCGGCAGGTTTCAGGAAACATGGCTTCAATATCGCCCCCCCAATGCAAGATTTCGTAGGGAAGATATTCTTTTCGATACCAGTCGAGGTCATCGCAACAGGCCGTCGACGCCGTCCAATCAGGCCCGTCAGGCTCAGCCCCGCCTGACACAACCAGCACATACCTGTCATAGGCCTCGGCCAGGGCCTGCGACTTCAATAGCGCGCTGCCTTCCATTGAATAGCGCGACTCGGCTGGCAGAGGCGCGGTGGCCTCCACCATCGGGACTCGCGACACATCGACATCGAATACATGTCGGTAGCGCTCTAGAAACAACGCCAACTCATCGGCAATCAGATCCGCCGCCTTCGTATCGACCTCAAGCGCCATCCCGCGTAATTGCTGCAGCCGGCCGCATCGAAGAATGCGATCCAGCATCTCGAACAACACCGGGGGAATCGGCGCGGCATGGGCATCCGTCCATCGCGGCAGAAGATTCTCTCCTCCATGAGCCAGCGCCGCGGCTTCGCCTTTCAATGACTCATGGACGGCGAGGCCCGCCACATGAATTTCCACCACACGCTCGACCGGAAACTCTTGCAGAAAGTCATCGAGAAATTGCGAGATAGACTGTGTCCGCCAGGCTCCGGAATAGCGATAGACCGTCCATAGATGCCCGACATCCAACACCAGCCCGCAGGCTGTTTGGTCTGTCACACGACGG
Proteins encoded in this region:
- a CDS encoding hypothetical protein (Evidence 5 : Unknown function; MaGe:77307428) encodes the protein MSVMRWWISPRWRNGKRLNCAEPTKRPMKGHYRQRVRTDEFLVNITASDHGAVADGRGDGRDISPGHCAAGPARRDLYRVYACA
- a CDS encoding Biopolymer transport protein ExbB (MaGe:77307420); amino-acid sequence: MDALKHMVDFGIIGLLMVLSLWAMAVAVERWLYYRRVTPAQFDDIQTMEMALTKRLVVIGTVAANAPYIGLLGTVMGIMLTFHTMGTSGTMAVGAIMVGLSLALKATAVGLLVAIPCVVLNNVLRRRVSELLTLYKVQHGS
- a CDS encoding TonBC domain-containing protein (MaGe:77307424); the encoded protein is MGFLFHMRFNVNRALPQAQIALPREEKRERRRSGTGVPWYGPRPSAPSGELGWQSSLAAVSLSQRASLNRPLPSVERDRFESEAASLLGWSVSALAHGFMLAIAVVLNFHVGQAPAISQKELFRWEVSLMAAPKVESIVAEGVSQQAATAENESDLQPAVDARPIEPLSQSADRPEESLRSDAVVGEVATQSNTRHASPMSGHSILSADDAANVASPAVVSPAASPLPPPEIENPHESSSLQVSTQPENPAVLQRPQAVSRSVMTRAALPDYTWLMDTLRTKLEQVKIYPSSAKTSHAQGRVVVRVSILRNGRILDSEVEESSGHPILDQAALDALQAASPLALAHSLEGESVVMLVPLNYQLE
- a CDS encoding dTTP/UTP pyrophosphatase (MaGe:77307426), which gives rise to MQLILASTSPRRRELLALLGIPFEIVAPEFEELPQLGWSPRQQVEYFAREKARSIAATRPDSLVLGSDTVIERDGQMLGKPVDLADARAMLAGLAGRSHLVHTAVALCRRVSPHEAVALVTSTVKMKAYDAIVIERYLASQEPMGKAGAYSIQGQGGEFIESISGDFLGIVGLPLRAVAMLLAGAGLCVPADVDALYREKPYPNWPRFAND
- a CDS encoding conserved exported protein of unknown function (Evidence 4 : Unknown function but conserved in other organisms; MaGe:77307425), with translation MRNRTCRRQRMMVALSSLLGALVLAGPQIASAIDVKLSADDAQKALEAGRIPMEKANSPEDVKKVLQQASLATRVGSDPEKDSCGASAILRTKRFRLEAFGRQEAAESKKQKKDIRMPDEFIKKVVEMPNMEVEVQLCGDDEYFAEGAQIAFQQGNKNIKPVDVSPAEKGRKNDGQGPAFRSRFTARFAYDSFDPSAKTKVVVFFPDGKTSEFDADFSKVR
- a CDS encoding hypothetical protein (Evidence 4 : Unknown function but conserved in other organisms; MaGe:77307429); the encoded protein is MTQSRAVCHDFLDRVARIPVQGIGLSVDVYSPDLISLLADLTRRQVFPMYLEVFHAATGALAAVRRQTDLSLSYHGEGLWVTQPGGETDPLFQEEARALASHLALLRSAWSNHECATKHIAGYSFGTYLPPLYTAASADIVAQNIRAVQAVFDRQVSLPGGRSPLFLLEMPPLTYFIAGTLPIPAYFRRVTDQTACGLVLDVGHLWTVYRYSGAWRTQSISQFLDDFLQEFPVERVVEIHVAGLAVHESLKGEAAALAHGGENLLPRWTDAHAAPIPPVLFEMLDRILRCGRLQQLRGMALEVDTKAADLIADELALFLERYRHVFDVDVSRVPMVEATAPLPAESRYSMEGSALLKSQALAEAYDRYVLVVSGGAEPDGPDWTASTACCDDLDWYRKEYLPYEILHWGGDIEAMFPETCRELAARGVALDRFVSFWFHLPHPVTGSYDFFDVKIDRFVEFVSDAMVDLTSLAQREAAELRRAYQAANEGPLQTASAHR
- a CDS encoding Putative FpvR (Evidence 3 : Putative function from multiple computational evidences; MaGe:77307421), with protein sequence MSRVAEEDTKPNGSGSAADQALQWFVRLRSGAVTSAERRSFDLWLHGDRRHREEFEQCARVWSELDAAKPLLREELANVADDWEQAGRLSVRGRGWGHQWGAEWRWGTARFSAVLGTLLVVLIAGGWWFGVGVEMAEYQTAKGERRTVFLPDGSTVTMNTNTAVAVEFTPVRRAVIVREGEALVAVAHGDRRQFDVMSGGRVIRDIGTQFVVRRQDQSVRVTVVEGAVEVQRFAEGSPDQSWQVLRAGQQLSYEQQGPLSPVGPASLAVATAWIDGKIVFEDRLLSDVLQEVGRYHAGEIRILDPRVASLKVSGVFDVRDREGFLAALERALPVAASRVTAELIILEARANVLSER
- a CDS encoding Biopolymer transport protein ExbD (MaGe:77307419), translating into MDRELNQINVIPLVDVMLVLLVIVLTTATFISTGQVPVELAKAKSANEHKDVPLVITLTADGHLFLNDRPVVADGLTASLTSHPRESLVVVRADRVTILERFVGVVDEVRGLGFRQVSLEVVRS
- a CDS encoding tRNA-dihydrouridine synthase (MaGe:77307427); this encodes MSFWSTLPRPIMGLSPMDGVTDATFRRVIAQQGRPDVTFTEFTHVHDVCRGPEFLLNTLIYSELERPVVAQLYGKDPALFYQAAHAACELGFDGIDINMGCPSKNVASSGSGAGLIQTPEVARAIIQATNRAIHDWANGQTLEQVGFKPSRIAAIQSMNVGRQGAALVPRRVVPLSVKTRLGYDSVIVEDWVLHLAQEKPAAITLHGRTLKQMYRGEADWSAIARAVQVVKGTGVLLLGNGDVQSLHEAVSRVRSTQVDGVLVGRAVLGAPWFFHAKEQARESAQSAAPGHSIELPPMELNARFALMLDHARQFQAICGPGQFHCMRKHLGWYCKGFPHAAALRGQMFRVSSVEDVEAMIARYRAHQIVDASAAGEAADDDLSDQVATLVSRCS
- a CDS encoding Sigma-70 factor FpvI (ECF subfamily), controling pyoverdin biosynthesis (MaGe:77307423) → MPMQDQRLVLETSLFQQYYGELLRFLTAKLGCREQAADVVQETFLRVRGVQDLAGVAQPRAFLYKTALNLTVDVFRRQRVRAERGLGLDLAEDLPSLVPRQDDVLEARERVQLLYSAIAELPPRCRQVFLLHKFMDLSHAEIAGRLGISKNMVEKHVMKALAHCRQRVGL